GTTTtcttgctgctggcagcaagCAGGGTGGGAGTGCTGCAGGCTGACGAGAGTCTGGTGCTGTGTTTGCTTATCACAGTGAATTTGATGTTACACATTGATTGCTGCTGTCTGTAATCTCTCTGCCAGTGCTGTTTACAGCCACTAAAGTCAGTAGCCCTAACATGCAATTATCTTGTGTAcattggatttttatttttacctgcTGCCTCTTGATTCCTGATTTTCCAGCCATGcatgagtttttttgtttgtcagtATTCTGGCTTTTTTGCACGATGGGTTTTTTGTGAGGGGTGAGGATCACAGAGGGATGGGTGTGTGCAGCAGTGCAGCCACAAGCTCCTGAGATTTGCACAAGCACGGCTGGGAGAAGCCAGGCCCCATCCAGAGTTTTGCACTGGTGTAACTCAGGGTCTGAAATCccaaggcagaggcagagctgagtGTTGGGAAtcccccagctcagagctctcagGCTGCTCCATGGGTTGGTTGTGGCTCTGCATGCCTTGGTGCTGCTGATTCTTGCCCTGAGGCTATTTTGTGGTAcctgtttctctgctgcttccccagggctgtgtgcaAGAAGTTTGGGCTGCACGTGAGCAGGCTGATGTTGGCCTTCCTAGTGCTCAGCACGGGGATGTTCTGTGCTTCTGCAGGTGAGTTGGCTTGGCACTGGCACTAACAAAGACAGGtccagagagagaagaaaatcccATCTCCGGGGTGCTCTTTGTTGTATTCTCGTGACAGAATAAGCGTCGATTCAGATTTTGTTCTCCGTGTTACAATTCCCAGGCCTGTTTCTGTTGCTGCCTCCTGTTTTTAATAATGCTGTGCCTTTTAAACAGCCTCTTGGCCTGCTTTCCTTGACCTCTTTTGTTCTAAGGAAGGAGGCTGACACTTTGGCACTTTGCCTGTGCGTGCTGTCCCCTCTGGCTGGCTGTACCTGTTTTCCCAGCCACTGTAAGACTTCTGTAAAACAGTTGCTGCAGGTGTCGGGTGAAGTGTGGGGAAGCTGCTCTGACCTTTAATCCCTTTGTGTTGCAGCTTTCCTGCCCAGCAGTTTCTGCATGTACACCACGGTGGTGGCCATGACAGGCTGGTACATGGACAGGACCTCGGTGGCGGTGCTGGGGgtggctgctggagccctgctgggctggcccTTCAGCGCAGCTCTGGGGTAAGGAGCAGTTCCTGCCCTTTGGCAGGTGCTTTTCACCTGGCTGGGGAGAACCAgcaggcactgagctgccagctTAGCCCAGGATCATTGCTACAGGCTTCCTGGCTTTTGAACAACTTAGGTTTGGGCAGATTTCGTGGCATTAACAGCAGTAAAACCTGAGCTGGATGATGAATCTGGAATAGAAGCAGAGGCCAGTGAAGTGGTGGCTCTGTCTCTTGCTTTGAAGGGGCAGCAGAACCTGCAGTGGGGCTCTCAAAGCCTCCAGCTGACAGCTGGTCTCTCTTTCAGGCTTCCTATTGCCTTTGACTTGTTGATCCTGAAGAAGAGGTGGAAAAGTTTCCTGAACTGGTGTGTGGTGTCCTTGATCCTGTTTTTGGTGAGTGCCTGCAACAACACAGAGAGGGAATGGATGGCAATAGAAGGGATGAGTTCCTTTAGGAAaatcagctggagctgctggcactttAACTAAAATCTACTTTCTTCCAGGTGCCCTTGGTGGTGGTGGACAGCTATTACTATGGGAAGCTGGTGGTGGCACCTCTCAACATCGTTTTGTACAACGTCTTCACCCCCCACGGCCCTGATCTCTACGGTGAGTTTGGGATAACAAGCCAGGGAGGCAGCCCGAGCTTTTCTGGCTACCCTGGCCCTTGATTGGCGGTGCTTTTTCTGCCGTGCCCCAAAGCAAAAGCAGCCTGCCAGCtccaagggctgcagctgctgcttctggacACGGGATGTCTCTGTCGAGCTGGCAATGCGCTCCCGGCTCCTCCGGGCTGGAAGTTGTGCTGCTTTTGTTCACTTCCCACTCCAGTGGAGCTGCCAGGAGGTGTCTCACTGTCTGTGCACAAGTGGCCTGTGTGTGTTTGTCAGCTTGAATCTtgttcctggctgctgctcctcacagtcAGGCTGCAGAACTTTGGGAAAGTGAGGAATGGTGCAGAATCCATGCTTCTTTCTGTCCATATCCTGCACTTCTAGagctggaaattaatttctagcAGGGCTTCAGGAGggctggcagagagcagaggaTCCCTGCACCATCTCTGTGCTCTGTCTGAGGCCAGAGGACAGTTCCAGGAGGGCTCAGCAGTGGTGGGCAGCAGCAAGGCTTTCTctggcagctggcagtgctgcttggCTGTTCTGGGGCTGTTTTGGGTGGTGCTGAGTGGTGATTTGTCACTTGTGCCGTggcacagcaggacagcagctgctctgccacgCTCTGAAGTGTGGGGCTGGGAGTTTTGTGTAAGTAAACTCCATGCTCTGTCTCTGATAGCTTTTGGCAGGGCCTTGTGCCTGACCTTTTCCACACTGGTGCATGAGTTGTTTCCAGAAGCCTCCAGGGACCAATCTGTCCTGAAGAGTTTTATTCACAGTGACATTCATACAACATCCTCGGGCTAGTAAAAGAGCCTGCCTGGAATTGCTCTTCAATGCAGTGTGGCCAGGACAACGCTGTGTGTTTAGAGAGCTTCAaaacactggggaaaaataacACTGCCAGGGGAGATGAAAGGCTGGCCAATCCCTCTTGGCTTTGGAAGCTGGGATTTCCCAACGTTCACATGATGGGGGCAGAGTCACCAGCCCAGATCATCTCCAGTGTAAGCACTGCAGTATTTTTGAGACAAGGTTCaattaattgtttttcttctgtctttagCAATATGCTCCCTCTACATAAATATTGTCTGTGCAGTTAATATTTCCCTGGAGTGATTAGGTTTCTACAGCCAAGGGAAAATAGCTGCCAAGAGTATATCCCTGATTCTGAggctttggggtgtttttgtgtATTATATTCTAAGAAGTCATAATTTGTGACCCAAGTTTTGTCCCACTTTGGGAAGCTTTATTCAGCTTGGGTGGAACGTGCTGGAGCTGTTCATGTGACACCTTTCTCTGTGGAGCCCTGCTCCTTGAACAGAGTGAGAATAAAGGGAGTGCAGCGAGCAGGCTGTTCATTGTAGCAGCACTGAATCAGAATGAGGGCTGTGACTCATGACCAAATTATTGCAGCTTAGTCACTGTGCCAGCTGCAGTTCCTGCACTCAGGCTTCAGCCCAGGGTGGGGCTCCTTGTCTTGAACCTCTTCTacagctgccctgctctggcctgAGCTGCCCTCACCATTCCTGTGGCCAAGGTGCAGCGTGGCTAAATTTGATTCACTCCTGAGTTTTGAGTTCTGGAATTGCTCCCGGGGCCATTCCCAGACCTCAGAGCTCAAAGCATTTTCTCACTGGGGGTCTGACAGTGCTTCCAGCTGTTTTCCCCATGGAACTCCCATGTCAGGAGCTGCCTGGGTGTTCCTTTCCCCCTGCTTTCACCACTCTGTCTCCTGTATCCCacacctgcccagctctggggatgtGGATCCTTGCAGGATTCTccatctcctctcctgctctgcaagCATATTCCCATTACCCTGAGCATGGAGAGTTCTCAGTGTCCCTCCCTGCTTCAGAGATGATGTTCTGGGCCAGGACTTCTCACATGCAGTGAGGTCGTTCCTTTTTGAGGCTGCAGTTCTGTCTCAGTTCACCTTGAACCACGAGAATAACAGGAATAAAAACCCTTTTGCCCTGGGAGGCTTTGAGCCTGAGTGCCTCTGAGTGGCTGCGTCACCAGTGAGCCAGCCTGGTGCTCTTTGCCTGCTGTGCActgttctcttctctttttttctccctttttgtttttttttttaccctctcacagagaagaaaatcccttattggagaaggagggaggcttcagtgcttgggtttttttttgcaattcagtcacactgcaaaaaaatgtgagcaagcaggctttttttttttttttttttttgtgaaagctGTGCCTCAGAGCAGCTGATCTGTTTATTAGCAGTGTTATCTGGGCTGTATTTGGATTGTGGAGGAGTTGTGTTTCAGAAAGTGTCCTTCACTCCTGACTCCCAGGCTGCCAAATCTGAAaccagagcagagagaggtgAATTCAGGGTGGATTCCCTTTGCTTGCCATCACAGCCAGAAAGGTGACAGGATGGTCCCTGGACTTATCCTTCAAAGATTAAAACTTATTTATATAATTGCTGTTTGCTCTCAGTGCTAATAACTCAGGGTTTCCTCTATAAACCCAAGCTGCTTGGCCAAGCAGTGACTCCAGTGCCATGtttgtgccattcccagtgcagcttctccccttttttttagctgcaggagctgcagagctttCGGGTTTTCCTTGCTGCTATTCAGTTGTCTGATTAATTTCAACACGGACCCAATGTAAGTGGCTCTGATTGCAGGAAATTGCTGTGGCATGTGACACATGTCACAACAGTGCAGTGATTAAAGCCCCCGCGTGTCATTTACTGGCTGATTGAGCTAATCACACTGAGAGAGTGGGAAATGTGTGGAGGGGAACTGGCATTCCTCATTGTTAAGGGCTTTAAGCATCCTGAATTAAGAGTCTAAATAAATGACAGTTGGACTGGAGTTTCTTTCAGTTTACATCCTCCAGAGCTTGCAGCCAGTTCCCAAGtgtggaggcagagctgcctggctcCTGTTTGTGTCAGAACAGGCTGAATTTGGGACATTTAAATAGTGCTGAGTCTAAGGAGGGACCAAAACCAGCATTTCGTGGCAGTCTTCGTTGGGGTGAAGTGAGAATACAAACTCCTTTCCTTCTTAATCCTTTTTGGTACATTTTCTGTTCCTGCCAGCCCAGAATGAACATCCTCACTCCAGAATTACATGACATTGTGTGGTTTTGTGTTACTCCTCTGCAGttagaaagaaataatgaatttgGGGGTCAAGTTTCCCAGTTTTACAAGTTTCCACCTCTCCTTCCTTGCTGTCCTTCTGAATGCAAGGGTGAGCTCTGTGTCACAGCGTTCTCCTGGCTGTTGGAGTGCTCTGGGATTCATGGGCAGCAAATGTAATACTGACTATTTTTCACCCCCAGtgaaaaaataaggagaaaaataatttctgagcaGGAAGACAATGAAGTTTCTTGGGCAGGTGTGGGTGTGAGATACTCTGGTGGGCTGTGTCAGGCAAAGAAGGACCAAAGCTGCtgttccatccatccatgcttGTGTTTcaaacctctttttttccttttttctcacCCTTTAGGTACAGAACCCTGGTACTTCTATTTCATCAATGGCTTTCTGAATTTCAATGTGGTTTTTGTGCTGGCCCTGCTCGTGCTGCCTCTGACCTGTCTGATGGAGTGTCTGCTGCAGAAATTCCGTGGTGAgtgcagggcagctggcagagtcTGCCTGCcaaagagcagcttttctttcctggaagtgaaactgggagcagggaaagcctTTGGAGCTCATTAGCATTCAGTATTGCTCCTTGCCTCCACCTcaagaggaaaaatgtgttaaaaaaagcAAGTCTGACAAGGTGTGTGGTTCCTAAGCTTCATTGTGACGTTTAATGCATTGGTAATGGCCCAGTCAGTAATCCTAAAAGGGGAAGAAGCTGTACCTGGTGTTGTTCCCACCTTGtctgcagctggaaaggggTAGAGACCTTTTGGCATTGAAGCTGGACTCTTCTGGGCACTGTGGATTTTTTCAGCTGCCAGGActgagccctgccaggctcccCATGCTCTGGGAAGTGTCCCCGTGGGTGTGGATATActgagagttaaaaaaaaaaaattaaaaaaagaggaacCAGAATATTCCCTACTTCACACTGGGCTTTTTCTTGAATAAAATGACATCAGTTTGAACACATGACACTTGTAAGTGACTCCGGAGGGGAAGTGTAAATTCTCCTCTGCtgttttcccaaggaaaattcatcagggctctgcagcagcctccagaTTCATCAGTCCAGTCAGTGCTTtgctctctctctgttttttttttttactcccaCAAACAGTAACACAATCCTCGATGAAAATGTATGTTAGGGGGTGTTTGCTTGTATCTGTTCCTTGGCTGTGAGTGACAAACTCTCAGACAGCAGTAAAAGCTCAGTAGGAGCTCTGTAAATGCAAGATTTCCTGCTGTTCACTTGGTGTTCTTGTACTTAACAGCAGGAGCGACTCTGCCAAGTGCTTTGTTCCTATTGTCTGTGAAATGCCGTTGGCTTAATTGCCTAACTCTGCTGTTGGGAGTAGCGAGGGGGTAGGAAAGGGACTGAAAATTGTCAGGCAGTGTAGAGCCCTCCTCAGTGTGACCGAAATTCAGGGtaattgttgttatttttgaaTCGCTTATTTCCTCTGTTAAGCAGAAGGTGCCTGAGAGACCTCTCCTGGTGTTATTTTTGTAACGAGGCAATGAAGGTTGGGCAAACTTCAGGCTCTAAACAACCttttgggaggggaaggggagctCCTGAGGAGGCCCTTTCTGATCTTTGTGTGTACAGTGCCCTGCAGGAAACCCAGCACTCCTGTCTGCCTCTTCAGACCTGGCAGTTCCTGATGGCTTTTGTGTCTTGGTGGATCCACTGAcactcattttctgcttttgctcttcCTAAGGCCGTTGGAATTGTCAGTATTGTAGGAATCTGCAAAAAAATCCTCTGAGGAAAACGCCCTGCTTGCTGTTTGGGTGTGTTACCTGGGTTTTAGCAACAggggtgctcagagcagggcgTGTTTGGGGCTCCAGAGTGGGCTCTGGGTGTGAGAGGGGATTGTGCAAGAGAAGGAGTTCTTGCATTACTCCTTTGCTgaggttttgtttcttccagTTCAGAATCTGGGCCGTCCCTACTGGCTGACCCTGGCTCCCATGTACATCTGGATCCTGATTTTCTTCAGCCAGCCCCACAAAGAAGAGAGATTTCTCTTCCCCATCTATCCCCTCATTTGTCTCTCTGGTGCTGTGGCTCTCTCTGCTCTTCAGGTAAATTCTAGTAAATTTTAGTAAATCTCTCTGCTCTTCAGGTAAAttctaaattttaataaatagcTGAGAATATTTTCCCAGCCATTATTTCATGACTTTGAGCTGTTCTCCAGTCCTAAGTGGCAATTCCTGGAGTTGTGATGCTGTAGTGCCAACACCACCCAAAACCCAAGGGATTCCCTGAGGGTTCAGGAACCTGCTGATGGAATTGTGCTTCCTTGGCTGCTCAGCTTTAAGGGCAGGAATGTGGGTGTGTAGGAAATGCATTTTGATGTGTTTCAGAAGGAATCCCTCACTGGGttgaaaaaaaaggcaaagggaTCTCGTTTAAATGTTGGGAATTGCATCAAACATTTGGAAGAGCCAAAAACTGGATGTTTAGTAAACATCACTTGAAACACTTCACAGAGCAAAGCACTAATACAGACTGATATAAACCTTCCCAAAGCTCAGAGTTATTCATCTCCTGCTGTTAAAAAGGCTCAGGAATGCAGCCAGGAGTTCCTGCTGGAGCCTGTTCCAGCTGTTTGGCCTCATCCTGCTGTTcctcctctgtcctgctgtgcagcactgctggaattcctgcccgcccctccatccctcatccTTCCCTGGCTCAGATGCTCTTCTCTCTCTGGATCTCCATTCATTCCCACATGAGTTCCAGTCCTTGCCTTCACACAGGATCCAGCTTGGAATGTCACCAATTTTCTGGCTCTGACTGAGAATTCCTCTGTGCTCTCAGAACATCACAGAGCAAcgttaatttatttttattgtaaatatGGCTTTAGGAAAGTTTTGTGTACATCTCTTGCATATTTTGCCACTGTTTGATGACATTTTGCCCAGTATGGAGCATCCAGCTGAGAATCTGGAACTGATTGCCCACCAGCAGGACAAGCTTGTCACTCTCCCCCTCCAAACTATGTGGATGTTAtgagaaaaatgcaaacaggacaagagaaacagaaaccagCTGAGAGAAGGGAGTGAATAACcactcctgcagcacaggagggagggaCCAAGCCAAGGACTGGATGTATTTCCTCCTAGCTATTCCCAGAAAGgctttttaattgaaaaaaacccaaacctaaaGGACTTTTCTTttatcagtttttctttttatcattttttcttttatcaatttttctttttatcagtttttcttttatcagtTATTCTTTTtagcagtttttcttttatgaGTTCTTCTTTTATCAGTTGCAGAGTGACTTGTGTTTAAAGCTGGCTGCAAGATGTGCTCTGTGGTGTTTTACCCACTTCAAAGCTGTGGTTTGTGCAGGCAGGGTAAACAACCAGAGGTCACTCTGGGAATCTGGGTCATGGAGCTTGTGTTAGGCAGGAATTCAGTCCAGCATGGAAAATCAGGTGAGTCTGTGCAGGGAacttctgcagagctgtctgaTTCACCTGGGAGCAACCAGGCTGGAGCCCTTGAGAGAGCACTTCAGGTCCAGAGGCCTTCCTAGGGAAAAGAGCTGAAATACCCCAAATTATCACTCAAATACAACTAAACCCTATGAGTTTCTGTGCATTTTGATGGCTCTGAATTTAAAAAGCCCAAAGATCTGGTGGGGGATGCACTGTTGTAAGAGCTTtatgaaaaatgagaattttgctGAATGGCTGGAGCCCTTGAGAGAGCACTTCAGGTCCAGAGGCCTTCCTAGGGAAAAGAGCTGAAATACCCCAAATTATCACTTAAATATGACTAAACCCTATGAGTTTCTGTGCATTTTGATGGCTCTGAATTTAAAAAGCCCAAAGATCTGGTGGGGGATGCACTGTTGTAAGAGCTTtatgaaaaatgagaattttgctGAATGGCTGGAGCCCTTGAGAGAGCACTTCAGGTCCAGAGGCCTTCCTAGGGAAAAGAGCTGAAATACCCCAAATTATCACTTAAATATGACTAAACCCTATGAGTTTCTGAGTTTCCTGACAGCAGTGTGACTTCACATTCATGGCTGTGCATTCTCTTTCACTAGCTGCATCCTAAAAGCAATGACTGATCTGTCAAACGTAGGCTGTGCAATACAGAGACAAAGAATTATATTCTGTAGGTGTAATATGTTTAGTGTTTTACCTGGGACATTATGAGCAACAGTCCCTTTAACAGGACTATGTAAGTAAAGAAAATCACAGACCTGATGGTGAGCAGGGGCTCTGAATTTAAAAAGCCCAGAGTGTTGTAGTGTTGTGCAGTGTTGTAAGAGCTTTATGAGAAATGAGAATTTTGCTGAATGGTTGGAGCCCTTGAGAGAGCACTTCAGGTCCAGAGACCTTCCTAGGGAAAAGAGCTGAAATAGCCCAAATTATCACTTAAATACGACTAAACCCTATGAGTTTCTGTGCATTTTGATGGCTCTGAATTTAAAAAGCCCAGAGATCTGGTGGGGGATGCACTGTTGTAAGAGCTTtatgaaaaatgagaattttgctGAGCGGGTCAGTGTTGTAAGAGCTTtatgaaaaatgagaattttgctGAACGGGTCAGAGTTGGAGTAACTTCatattgtctcttttttttttttttttttttaatctcttccctGAGAAATGTTACCACTTCATCTTCCAGCGCTACCGCCTGGAGCACTACACAGTGTCCTCCAACTGGCTGGCCCTGGGGACTGTCTTCCTCTTTGGCCTTTTGTCACTGTCACGCTCTGTTGCCTTATTCAAAGGTTGGTATTTCAGATTTGCCCTCTGCTCTCAGGCTCAGGGCCTGCAAAAGTTGTGCTGTACAAATCAGGGGCCTCGAGAAGTTTGGGTGTTGTTGTCGCAGGGGAAGGAATAAGTTCTGATGGTCACCATGAATTAATTATTGATTATACATTCGTTCATAGATCTGTATGAATGGATCACCAGAACTGCATCACTTAAAAATCCTCTTCACCTTCCACCAGTAAACTCCACTGATCTAAAACCTGACGGGTATTAAAGCAGATACTGCAGCTTTCAAATAGATAATCCCACCTGGAAAAGCACTTTCCTGTGTAAAACTTGAAAAACTttagggaggtggtggagtcaccatctctggatgtgtttaaaaaaagactggacgtggcacttggtgctgtgGTCTGGTTGAGGTGTtaaggcataggttggactcgatgatcttagaggtctcttccaacctcattgttctgtgattctgtgattctgtaattagGTGCATGAGTCCTTGATGGAGATGGATTGGACATTCCTGGAATCAGAGCCTTCCCACCTCATCAGTatttctgggggttttggtGGCCAttgacagccaggacagggaaaTGTGAATAAATTTGGTAGGGACACCAAGGGTAGGAGGGGAAGCTTTGAATCCATCCACTTCTTAGCACAGACCAGTTCATTTATTCAGTGAGTTACCAGTTAAAAATTTATACATGAAACAAATTTCTGTAGGCTTTCATTAAATACCCCTCTTTACTTTAACCTTAACGATGATGTTCTGCCTCCCACAGGCTACCACGGGCCCCTGGACCTGTACCCGGAATTCCACAGGATTGCCACTGACCCCAGCATCCACACGGTGCCAGAGGGGAGGCCAGTCAATGTCTGTGTGGGCAAGGAGTGGCACAGGTTCCCCAGCAGCTTCCTCCTGCCAGACAAGTGAGTGCTTCCATgggtgttgccctgattttaaaaaagtgttaagttttcttttacagttctTTTAAATCTCATAAaactccttcagccttctgatctgttTCCATATTTCTAGTGGAGTTGTCacgcactgttcatgtaaataatgattgttttgcattcttccttgtgggaggagagaattgatggactgttggtttgaccagtgtggttggagaggtggcaattccatcctccaatccacggtcacctctggaattctagaaataataaaatatttatctcaAATATTTATCTCAAATAAAACACTCTCTTTTTTAGCCTTTGAACTGACCAAGCATTGTGTGCTTACTTCGTGTCCAATAACAACACATGGCAGAGGTGCAATTAGGTGAGATGGATAACGAGGGGCACAGTAATGAGGGGCGGGATAATGGGGAACCCTCAGGAGCTCGGATCTCTGTTGTCACCAGCAGTGTCATAAACAGTGTTAAAGTGTGCAGATAAAGGATTCTGAAGGCTTTTCATCAGCACACTTGTTGgtattggacacgaaatgaatgcacagaagcttggtaagtttaaaagagaaaaagaagagctaATTTTATCTTTGATTtcacaatatatagaattccaaaggtgaccgtggattggaggatggaattgccacctctccaaccacactggtcaaaccaacagtccatcaattctctcctcccacaaggaagaatgcaaaacaatcattatttacatgaactgTGTGACAACTCCACTAGAAATATggaaacatcagaaggcatggaaaacttttaaaagaactttaaaacttccaaaagaactataaaataaaacttctaaaaatCAGGGTAACACACGCTGGCCACAAGTTCCTGGGAAGCTCTGGTGCAGCTGGGAATGATGTCCTTGGGTCTGGTTTTGGTGCTCTCCACACAAAGTGTttttcctgctccctgcagctggcagctccagtTCATCCTGTCGGAATTCCGGGGCCAGCTGCCCAAACCCTTTGCCAAGGGGCCCATGGCCACAAGGAGCATTCCCACGGACATGAACGACCAGAACAAGGAGGAGCCCTCTCGATATGTAAGGATTTATTCTGCTTCCTTTCCCTTGCCTCGCTGGGTAATTTCAATTAATGCAATGCCTCGGAGTGGATCTCCCCATTTCTGTTTCCCGGGAGTTCCAAAAATGGTCCCTCTGCAGCACTTGGAAATCTCCCCATTCTTGTGAGTGGCTTCTGTTTGCCTTTCATCTGCCAGTTTGAAGACATAATGGTaataaaagaagcagcagaagtaAGAACTCCTAATTATTGCAGTTTTGGGTTTAGTGTAGTGTGTTAATGTGATCACAGGAATGAGTAATTTGAAGTCCCCCACAGAAAATTGTCACTGAGCAGG
This portion of the Vidua macroura isolate BioBank_ID:100142 chromosome 22, ASM2450914v1, whole genome shotgun sequence genome encodes:
- the ALG9 gene encoding LOW QUALITY PROTEIN: alpha-1,2-mannosyltransferase ALG9 (The sequence of the model RefSeq protein was modified relative to this genomic sequence to represent the inferred CDS: inserted 2 bases in 1 codon) → MAAAASAALPQLLGPGRXAAGGPRLPVPGMAAKGARQRPRAGGGDAAGRRPEPAGSEEPRNESSGSKAGHVWAPEGSTAFKCLISARFCAALLSNISDCDETFNYWEPTHYLIYGKGFQTWEYSPAYAIRSYAYLWLHALPAWFHARVLQTNKVLIFYFLRCFLAFLSCVCELYFYKAVCKKFGLHVSRLMLAFLVLSTGMFCASAAFLPSSFCMYTTVVAMTGWYMDRTSVAVLGVAAGALLGWPFSAALGLPIAFDLLILKKRWKSFLNWCVVSLILFLVPLVVVDSYYYGKLVVAPLNIVLYNVFTPHGPDLYGTEPWYFYFINGFLNFNVVFVLALLVLPLTCLMECLLQKFRVQNLGRPYWLTLAPMYIWILIFFSQPHKEERFLFPIYPLICLSGAVALSALQKCYHFIFQRYRLEHYTVSSNWLALGTVFLFGLLSLSRSVALFKGYHGPLDLYPEFHRIATDPSIHTVPEGRPVNVCVGKEWHRFPSSFLLPDNWQLQFILSEFRGQLPKPFAKGPMATRSIPTDMNDQNKEEPSRYIDISKCHYLVDLDTATETPREPRYSSNKEEWVTIAYKPFLDASRSSRLLRAFYIPLLSEQHTRYANYTILKSRRRQARRKMGG